The following coding sequences are from one Gadus morhua chromosome 10, gadMor3.0, whole genome shotgun sequence window:
- the LOC115552320 gene encoding serine/threonine-protein phosphatase 2A 55 kDa regulatory subunit B gamma isoform isoform X2, translating to MLSPIQVLCSDITSLSLEPEPFASYTEADIISTVEFNHTGELLATGDKGGRVVIFQREPEGKTEPFSQGEYNVYSTFQSHEPEFDYLKSLEIEEKINKIRWLPQQNAAHFLLSTNDKTIKLWKVSERDKRPEGYNLKDEEGRIKDISTVTSLQVPVLMPMDLMVEVSPRRVFANAHTYHVNSISVNSDCETYLSADDLRINLWHLGITDRSFNIVDIKPANMEDLTEVITAAEFHPFHCNLFVYSSSKGTLRLCDMREQALCDKHSKLFEEPEDPSARSFFSEIISSVSDVKFSHSGRYLLTRDYLTAKVWDLNMENKPLETYQVHDYLRSKLCSLYENDCIFDKFECAWNGSDSVIMTGAYNNFFRMFDRNTKRDVTLEASRESSKPRAVLKPRRVCAAGSKRRKDDISVDSLDFSKKILHTAWHPAENIIAIAATNNLYIFQDKLNSEMH from the exons ATGTTGAGTCCCATCCAGGTGCTGTGCTCCGAcatcacctccctctccctggagCCCGAGCCCTTCGCCTCGTACACTGAAG cTGATATCATCTCCACCGTAGAGTTCAACCACACTGGAGAGCTGCTGGCCACCGGCGACAAGGGTGGCAGAGTGGTCATCTTCCAGAGAGAACCTgaa GGCAAGACGGAGCCGTTCTCGCAGGGCGAGTACAACGTGTACAGCACCTTCCAGAGCCACGAGCCTGAGTTCGACTACCTGAAGAGCCTGGAGATCGAGGAGAAGATCAACAAGATCCGCTGGCTGCCCCAGCAGAACGCCGCCcacttcctcctctccaccaatg ACAAGACCATCAAACTGTGGAAGGTGAGCGAGAGGGATAAACGGCCAGAGGGATACAACCTGAAGGATGAGGAGGGTCGGATCAAGGACATCTCAACCGTCACCTCCCTgcag GTGCCCGTGCTGATGCCCATGGACCTGATGGTCGAGGTGAGCCCGCGGAGGGTGTTTGCCAACGCCCACACCTACCACGTCAACTCCATCTCCGTCAACTCCGACTGTGAGACGTACCTGTCGGCGGACGACCTGCGCATCAACCTGTGGCACCTGGGCATCACCGACCGCAGCTTCA ACATCGTGGACATCAAGCCGGCCAACATGGAGGACCTGACGGAGGTCATCACGGCGGCCGAGTTCCACCCGTTCCACTGCAACCTGTTTGTGTACAGCAGCAGCAAGGGGACGCTGAGGCTGTGTGACATGAGGGAGCAGGCCCTGTGCGACAAGCACTCCAAGC TTTTCGAGGAGCCCGAGGACCCCAGTGCCCGCTCCTTCTTCTCAGAGATCATCTCCTCCGTGTCCGACGTCAAGTTCAGCCACAGCGGGCGCTACCTGCTCACCCGCGACTACCTGACCGCCAAGGTTTGGGACCTCAACATGGAGAACAAGCCCCTGGAGACATACCAG GTTCACGATTACCTCCGCAGTAAATTGTGCTCCCTCTACGAGAACGACTGCATCTTCGACAAGTTTGAGTGTGCATGGAACGGCTCCGACAG cgtCATCATGACGGGGGCCTACAACAACTTCTTTCGCATGTTCGACCGCAACACGAAGCGCGACGTGACGCTGGAGGCGTCGCGCGAGAGCAGCAAGCCGCGCGCCGTGCTGAAGCCGCGGCGGGTCTGCGCGGCCGGCAGCAAGCGGCGCAAGGACGACATCAGCGTGGACAGCCTGGACTTCAGCAAGAAGATCCTGCATACGGCATGGCATCCCGCCGAGAACATCATCGCCATCGCCGCCACCAACAACCTGTACATCTTCCAGGACAAACTGAACTCCGAGATGCACTAG
- the LOC115552320 gene encoding serine/threonine-protein phosphatase 2A 55 kDa regulatory subunit B gamma isoform isoform X1: MGEDTNDDVPTPPPHQHPHRGFLPDHNYVTEADIISTVEFNHTGELLATGDKGGRVVIFQREPEGKTEPFSQGEYNVYSTFQSHEPEFDYLKSLEIEEKINKIRWLPQQNAAHFLLSTNDKTIKLWKVSERDKRPEGYNLKDEEGRIKDISTVTSLQVPVLMPMDLMVEVSPRRVFANAHTYHVNSISVNSDCETYLSADDLRINLWHLGITDRSFNIVDIKPANMEDLTEVITAAEFHPFHCNLFVYSSSKGTLRLCDMREQALCDKHSKLFEEPEDPSARSFFSEIISSVSDVKFSHSGRYLLTRDYLTAKVWDLNMENKPLETYQVHDYLRSKLCSLYENDCIFDKFECAWNGSDSVIMTGAYNNFFRMFDRNTKRDVTLEASRESSKPRAVLKPRRVCAAGSKRRKDDISVDSLDFSKKILHTAWHPAENIIAIAATNNLYIFQDKLNSEMH, from the exons cTGATATCATCTCCACCGTAGAGTTCAACCACACTGGAGAGCTGCTGGCCACCGGCGACAAGGGTGGCAGAGTGGTCATCTTCCAGAGAGAACCTgaa GGCAAGACGGAGCCGTTCTCGCAGGGCGAGTACAACGTGTACAGCACCTTCCAGAGCCACGAGCCTGAGTTCGACTACCTGAAGAGCCTGGAGATCGAGGAGAAGATCAACAAGATCCGCTGGCTGCCCCAGCAGAACGCCGCCcacttcctcctctccaccaatg ACAAGACCATCAAACTGTGGAAGGTGAGCGAGAGGGATAAACGGCCAGAGGGATACAACCTGAAGGATGAGGAGGGTCGGATCAAGGACATCTCAACCGTCACCTCCCTgcag GTGCCCGTGCTGATGCCCATGGACCTGATGGTCGAGGTGAGCCCGCGGAGGGTGTTTGCCAACGCCCACACCTACCACGTCAACTCCATCTCCGTCAACTCCGACTGTGAGACGTACCTGTCGGCGGACGACCTGCGCATCAACCTGTGGCACCTGGGCATCACCGACCGCAGCTTCA ACATCGTGGACATCAAGCCGGCCAACATGGAGGACCTGACGGAGGTCATCACGGCGGCCGAGTTCCACCCGTTCCACTGCAACCTGTTTGTGTACAGCAGCAGCAAGGGGACGCTGAGGCTGTGTGACATGAGGGAGCAGGCCCTGTGCGACAAGCACTCCAAGC TTTTCGAGGAGCCCGAGGACCCCAGTGCCCGCTCCTTCTTCTCAGAGATCATCTCCTCCGTGTCCGACGTCAAGTTCAGCCACAGCGGGCGCTACCTGCTCACCCGCGACTACCTGACCGCCAAGGTTTGGGACCTCAACATGGAGAACAAGCCCCTGGAGACATACCAG GTTCACGATTACCTCCGCAGTAAATTGTGCTCCCTCTACGAGAACGACTGCATCTTCGACAAGTTTGAGTGTGCATGGAACGGCTCCGACAG cgtCATCATGACGGGGGCCTACAACAACTTCTTTCGCATGTTCGACCGCAACACGAAGCGCGACGTGACGCTGGAGGCGTCGCGCGAGAGCAGCAAGCCGCGCGCCGTGCTGAAGCCGCGGCGGGTCTGCGCGGCCGGCAGCAAGCGGCGCAAGGACGACATCAGCGTGGACAGCCTGGACTTCAGCAAGAAGATCCTGCATACGGCATGGCATCCCGCCGAGAACATCATCGCCATCGCCGCCACCAACAACCTGTACATCTTCCAGGACAAACTGAACTCCGAGATGCACTAG
- the wfs1b gene encoding wolframin, with protein sequence MEPSPPDGLNSPNFGLSSSSSSSSSSSPAPARSSSPGSPPNPRPRAATLTGPPPRSPPLSAGPTSRTSPILSPPSRSLSTPSVSPLRQPSRSLSQLGRSQLNAASPGAPASKGSPASKGSPAFEGGPAFTGSPAFSGSPAFKGGPASSGSPAFGASSGPPGASPSRTASNSEPEEPEELLSLEELQERARSGDAGAQCRMGRYFLLLAEEKDEELNSCRAVTWLVQAAKQGRKDAVKQLQRCLASRKGITSENYEEVKKLCTETRFERGVRKAALLMYWKLNPEKKKEVAVSELLENVEKVHTQPGEPASPGPLSSSAQKQRRVLESLVKSETSPQVGLDDFVEMTKKYAQGIAPSAVLAGAGGDDDDDDDEAVKNPDDLPLHQKVLKFPLHALLEIKETLIDWASRAGMQWLSALIPTHHVNALVFFFIISNLTIDFFVFLIPLLVFYLGLFSMVICTLRVFQNSKAWENFRALTDLLAHFEPGLDVEQAETNFGWTHLEPYLNFLLSVVFVLFSFPVADKTWIPCSELATVALFFTVTSFLSLQASAQLFARRALLTQILSGACSLLPLLPDSLGPLRGLGATLVSVPLGGVLALNLGLPCLLHGHLVYLLFRMAQLRGFRGTYLCLVPYLVCFTWCELGLAFLLESSAIGLVRSCVGYLLFLFALPVLSLGLAAMALAQLLRFFLALELAKMAVTLAVCAVPVALRLWTRFSLSPAALWRSLSGSSVVKLVLVWLSALLLFCWLYVYRSEGAKVYNSTLTWHEYGGLCGPAAWKEANMARTQVLCSHLEGHRVTWTGRFRYARVTDIENGAQSVVNMLPGLVGDWVRCLYGEAYPPCAAGAPGDAPRPLPAGDPLCKLKRLAKHECHVKRFDRYKFEVTMGMPLERVARNGSLVEDEDSTKDIVLRASSEFGPLLLHLEAGSLLEFSTVLEGRLGSKWPVFELKAVHCVSCGDAPLPSGRRRRQFKIEQDWRRSVQRALQFAFDFFFSPSLSARLVQPDPEAEGGVAVVAPLS encoded by the exons ATGGAACCGTCCCCGCCCGACGGCCTCAATTCCCCGAACTTTGGCttatcctcctcatcctcctcatcctcctcttcatcgcCAGCCCCCGCCAGATCATCCAGCCCGGGCTCGCCCCCCAACCCCCGGCCGAGGGCGGCCACATTGACCGGTccgcccccccgctcccctccgCTGTCCGCCGGCCCCACCTCTCGGACCTCGCCcattctctcccccccgtctcggtccctctccactccctccGTGTCCCCTCTGCGCCAGCCCTCCCGGAGCCTGTCTCAGCTGGGCCGGTCTCAGCTCAATGCAGCCTCTCCTGGGGCCCCGGCCTCGAAGGGGAGCCCGGCCTCGAAGGGGAGCCCGGCCTTCGAGGGGGGCCCGGCCTTTACTGGGAGCCCGGCCTTTTCTGGGAGCCCGGCCTTTAAGGGGGGCCCGGCCTCTTCGGGGAGCCCAGCCTTTGGGGCCTCGTCTGGGCCTCCTGGAGCATCTCCCTCACGCACAGCCTCCAACTCTGAACCAG aggagccagaggagctgctcagcctggaggagctgcaggagagGGCCAGGTCTGGGGACGCGGGGGCTCAGTGCAGG atgggccgctacttcctgctgctggcagaggagaaggacgaggagCTCAACAGCTGCCGGGCGGTGACCTGGCTGGTCCAGGCGGCCAAACAGGGCCGCAAGGACGCCGTCAAGCAGCTGCAGCGATGCCTGGCCTCCAGGAAAG GCATCACATCGGAGAACTACGAGGAGGTGAAAAAGCTGTGCACGGAGACCCGCTTCGAGAGGGGCGTGAGGAAGGCGGCCCTGCTCATGTACTGGAAGCTGAAcccggagaagaagaaggaggtggCGGTGTCAGAGCTCCTGGAGAACGTGGAGAAGGTCCACACACAACCAG GGGAGCCCGCCTCTCCAGGCCCTCTCTCCAGCTCGGCACAGAAGCAACGGAGAGTTCTGGAATCCCTGGTCAAGAGCGAAA CCTCCCCTCAGGTGGGTTTGGACGACTTTGTGGAGATGACCAAGAAGTACGCACAGGGCATCGCTCCGTCAGCCGTCCTGGCCGGGGCAGGAggagacgatgatgatgacgatgatgaggcTGTGAAGAACCCAGACGATCTTCCTCTGCACCAGAAG GTGCTCAAGTTCCCGCTGCACGCGCTGCTGGAGATCAAGGAGACGCTGATCGACTGGGCGTCACGCGCGGGCATGCAGTGGCTGAGCGCCCTCATCCCCACGCACCACGTCAACGCCCTggtcttcttcttcatcatctccaACCTCACCATCGACTTCTTCGTCTTCCTCATCCCGCTGCTCGTCTTCTACCTGGGCCTGTTCTCCATGGTCATCTGCACGCTGCGCGTCTTCCAG AACTCAAAGGCGTGGGAGAACTTCCGGGCGCTGACGGACCTGCTGGCCCACTTCGAGCCCGGTCTGGACGTGGAGCAGGCAGAGACCAACTTCGGCTGGACCCACCTGGAGCCCTATCT CAACTTCCTGCTGTCGGTGGTGTTCGTGCTGTTCTCCTTCCCCGTGGCCGACAAGACGTGGATCCCCTGCTCGGAGCTGGCCACCGTGGCCCTCTTCTTCACCGTCACCTCCTTCCTCAGCCTGCAGGCCTCCGCCCAGCTCTTCGCCCGCCGCGCCCTGCTCACCCAGATCCTCTCGGGCGcctgctccctgctccccctcctccccgactCCCTGGGGCCCCTGCGGGGCCTGGGGGCCACCCTGGTGTCCGTGCCCCTGGGCGGCGTGCTGGCCCTGAACCTGGGTCTGCCCTGCCTCCTCCACGGGCACCTGGTCTACCTGCTGTTCCGCATGGCCCAGCTGCGGGGCTTCCGGGGCACCTACCTGTGCCTGGTGCCCTACCTGGTGTGCTTCACCTGGTGCGAGCTCGGCCTGGCCTTCCTGCTCGAATCCAGCGCCATCGGGCTGGTCCGCTCCTGCGTGGGCTACCTGCTCTTCCTGTTCGCGCTGCCCGTGCTGTCGCTGGGCCTGGCCGCCATGGCGCTGGCGCAGCTGCTGCGCTTCTTCCTGGCGCTGGAGCTGGCCAAGATGGCGGTGACGCTGGCAGTGTGCGCCGTGCCCGTGGCGCTGCGGCTGTGGACCCGCTTCAGCCTGAGCCCCGCCGCGCTGTGGCGCTCGCTGTCGGGGAGCAGCGTGGTGAAGCTGGTGCTGGTGTGGCTGAGCGCCCTGCTGCTCTTCTGCTGGCTGTACGTGTACCGCTCCGAGGGCGCCAAGGTGTACAACTCCACGCTCACCTGGCACGAGTACGGCGGCCTGTGCGGGCCGGCCGCCTGGAAGGAGGCCAACATGGCGCGCACGCAGGTCCTGTGCTCCCACCTGGAGGGCCACCGGGTCACCTGGACGGGCCGCTTCCGGTACGCCCGCGTCACCGACATCGAGAACGGCGCGCAGTCCGTCGTCAACATGCTGCCGGGGCTCGTGGGCGACTGGGTGCGCTGTCTGTACGGCGAGGCGTACCCGCCGTGCGCCGCGGGGGCCCCCGGCGACGCGCCGCGGCCCCTCCCCGCCGGGGACCCCCTCTGCAAGCTGAAGAGGCTGGCCAAGCACGAGTGCCACGTGAAGCGCTTCGACCGCTACAAGTTCGAGGTGACCATGGGCATGCCGCTGGAGCGCGTGGCGCGCAACGGCTCGCTGGTGGAGGACGAGGACTCCACCAAGGACATCGTGCTGCGCGCCAGCAGCGAGTTCGGCCCCCTGCTGCTGCACCTGGAGGCCGGCAGCCTGCTGGAGTTCAGCACCGTGCTGGAGGGCCGGCTGGGCTCCAAGTGGCCCGTGTTCGAGCTGAAGGCGGTGCACTGCGTGTCGTGCGGCGACGCGCCCCTCCCCtcgggccgccgccgccgccagttCAAGATCGAGCAGGACTGGCGGCGGTCGGTGCAGCGCGCGCTGCAGTTCGCCTTCGACTTCTTCTTCAGCCCCTCGCTCAGCGCGCGGCTGGTGCAGCCCGACCCCGAGGCCGAGGGGGGGGTCGCCGTCGTGGCGCCCCTGAGCTAG